cctggcctcctctcttcctcttcctctctccctcctctcttccccttcctccctccctcgacctcacctcccctcttgcGCTTTCTCCctggcctccctctcttcctcttcctctctctctctccttccctccttcctacacccctccctgtccctcccttgcTCTACTCGCCTCCCCTTCttgcccctacctccctccctccacgtccacctcccccctcctcctccaccactccccgtACTCCTCATCTCCCACTGCTTCTTTATGCTTTCCCTCCGCCCTTTCCCCCCACAACCTCTCCCCCACTGCCCCTTCCCCcacaacctctcccctctcccacttcccaaaccctccttctccctctctcctccctcccacccctttcccccacacaCTCTTTCCCCCTCTGCTGCCCTCTCggcctccctttctgtctccctctgctcttccccctctctcttcctcctgccccccctccccctctctatccgccctcccccctcccctccccctcaccttactccctttccatccctgcctccccctccccccctcgtcccatgccattccacccccgcctcctccctgccctcgtCTATACCCTGCGGGCCACCtgaaggagagtgaagaaagggggtaaagagggcggaagaaaaatacaagaaggatgaggaggggagggagagagggagatggagggggtaggtgaaagaggaggggaggggaagctgcaggtgaagggggggaggaggaaggaggggaagagggagagtgagatactgagaaacagagagagatagaaatagattaatagatacagagagagagagaactggagatggagacggaaagaaagaggggaggagggggagggaaggagggagggaagaggagggaaggagggagggagggagagagggagggagagaggagggagggaggagggaaggagggaggagggagagagagagagagagagaggagagagagagagagagagagagagagagagagagagagagagagagagagagagagagagagagagagagaagagagagaagagagaagagagagaagagatagagaagagaagagagagaaagagatagagaagggaagaaaagagaaagagatagaaagagagagagaggagggtgaagaggatgaCGTAACAATCATTATGTGATGCAAATGAGATGCCGCAGAAAGACTGGTCACCCAGCGAGCGGCGAACCCATTCAGGGCCTCAGATCCATATACGCCATCACCGCCATAACAACAGCAGAAACTATGTGAATGGGCGTCGTGGTGATGAGTGCcgctaataacgatgattatggtggtggtgatgattatgatgattgatggtgaggatgaggaaggttATAAAGACTTATGTGAGGATGCATTTtcaacatcactatcaccatgatcattaatataaaaatgattatgaacacaaccaaacaaatagTGATAcatattgtctttatcataatcatgaactaacattatcatcactgttaaccTCATTTCCagcattcttatcatcaccactaccatcacgaAGAACAAAATATCTTTTTAAGAATACCACGGCGTAGTATCCAAGCTCATTCATTTCCCAAAGAACTCCCGCCCTTCTGACGCCCATCAATCCAAAATTCCGCCCACAGCCGCGTTCCTAAATCCAAAGTCAAAACAGCGAAAACCCCGCGCAAAATCAGTGAAATCCCTGCACAAAATCAGTGAAACCCCCGCGCTAAATCAGTGAAACCCCCGCGCTAAATCAGTGAAACCCCTGCGCCAAATCAGTGAAACCCCCGCGCCAAATCAGCGAACCCCCAACGCCAAATCAGCGATATCCCCGCGCCAAATCAGCGAAATCCCCTCGCCAAATCAGCGAAACCCCAACGCCAAATCAGCGAAATCCCCGCGCCAAATCAGCGAAACCCCAACGCCAAATCAGCGAAATCCCCGCGCCAAATCAGCGAAACCCCAACGCCAAATCAGCGAAACCCCCGCGTCAAAGCAGTGAAATCCCCGCGCCAAATCAGCGAAACCCCAACGCCAAATCAGAGAAATCCCCTCGCCAAATCAGCGAAACCCTCGCGCCAAATCAGCGAAATCCCCGCGCCAAATCAGCGAACCCCCAACGCCAAATCAGAGAAATCCCCGGGCCAAATCAGAGAAATACCCTCGCCAAATCAGCGAAATCCCCGCGCCAAATCAGCGAACCCCCATCGCCAAATCAGCGAAACCCCCGCTCCAATTCAGCGAAATCCCCGCGCTAAATCAGCGAACTCCCCGCGCCAAATCAGCGAAACCCCCGCTCCAATTCAGCGAAATCCCCGCGCCAAATCAGCGAAACCCCCGCGCCAAATCCGTGAAACCCCTGCTCCAAATCAGCGAAACCCCCGCTCCAAATCAGCGAAATCCCCACGCCAAATCAGCGAAACCCCCGCGCCAAATCAGCGAAAATCGCCGCGCCAAATCCGTGAAACCCCCGCGCCGTTCCAAGCAGCCTGCCTCCGTCACCTCAAGTAACGCGTAAACAGCTCCGGGTCACCAAGGTAACACGGTCGTCATGGAAACGTCACGTACCGGGACAAATTTAACTCCGGCGCAAAACATTACAACCGGGGACAAGACTACGGAGAAGCACCACCGCAGCTGCCGTCTCCCGGGGGCAGAGCAGCGTCTGGCACCACCGCTGATACGGCGCCTGACACCATATCGACGTACTGTCTGACACTAGAGACGAACCGAGATGACACACGGTGACAAGTGCAAGTAATGTAATTGATGGCCTAACGGTGATGTCACACCCTTGACACTGGTGACAATTCCGCATCCTCTGGCACGGTATGGCTGGCATTGTTGGCAGAGGCAGGGCAAGCCACAGCGACAGAGTCATGAATGAACCGCCTGGGGCTGCGGCGCGAGGgactgcccgcccgcccgccctgccTTGCCTGCCTCCGCTCCCTGCGCCAGTCAACAAACCTCGCCGATCATAAACAAAACGCGCGAAGGTAAACAAAGAGATAAACTAATGCTCGTCGGTATGCAAAACTCCTTTTAGCGAGACATGTTGGAAGCTGTTGGCACCGATAAGGGCGATATTTTGAGGCGCTCACAATTCCCCCGTTCCCACGGCCTCCCCCACAGCGCTGTCGCGGGGTCTCAAGATCAACCGCAACTCTATTCTGAGGTTTAAACGCAGCCGCAAACTCTCCTTTTGAACATCAAGCATTCAGAATTTTATATCCCATTACTGCAAATGATAGTTGGGGTTTGGGCtcaaaatgagtatatatattttaggagtgaaactatttctatataactaATTCCCCCAAGTCTACtttttattactgtatatatatcccGGCTCGGCATCACGACCTCTGTCTCTTCGAATAAATTGGTTCTCTCCGTAGATTACTGCCGGTTTCATTGCATCATAACTGTTACCCTGTCCTTATGGCCGAGTGCAAGGCCCGCCCGTGCATAAAAGCAGATTCTGTATCCATATACTGTGTGTCTGCTGCTTCCGATCCTACGTGGCCTTGTCCTCCGTTCCTTTCTTCGTATTCTAGTCTTTACTGTGGatgctgtttgtttttgttcgacTGCCGCTCCCCCTTCGGTGGGGGAGTTCGTTCTCTCATTTCATTAAACGAGGACATTGATTTGCATAATTGTCTTTCATCTGGAAAATGCCTAGTTCAGTGACCGAGGTTTCTATGAAAATAAACCAGACGCAGCGCCCTTTCGCAACTGCTGGTTCATCGTACCTGCAAACCTGGTTCGTTGTTGCTGCACAAGGGCGCGTCTTTGTCCTTGCATAAGTGGCGGCGGTCTTGGTCTGAGCCCAACCTTTAAAGTCAGCTCTGTTAGAAGACACATTCCTCGATATTTTGGTCTTAATACCTCGCTTGTTTACCTTACGCAACGAAAAAGTCTTGAATCAGTTGAAGATCCACATGcgagtgtgcgtttgcgtgtctgTAATGGCTTGGGAACGTGTCCTAAATTTCACCGGGTTTAATGTGCTTCCGCTATCAACAAGTTCTCACGGGCACGCGATAAGGTGTTGAACGCAACCATAGGAAAACGCAACCGTGCATATCCCAAGCTGACGCGCCCGTGCGATGTCAACCGATGTCTACGCGCTTCTAAAACAGCTTCCGCCTAAAATAGACGCGACCCGAGTGCATCTTGCAACAGCGCACGTCAATGGCATATTACGAATCGGCTGCAACGAGAACCTGACAAGATAAATAGTCCGACTTGAGGTTTGTTTACACTTGTCCCATTTTAATTTCACAACACAACCACTTAATGTTTTTTCTCctccaaataataaaaatatatacgtttACAAAGTATATACGTACACCAAGGGAAGAAGTCCAACCCGCTGGATCTCTGGACTCGAAACGTGGTCTCAcctgaaacagaagagaaaataaaattagtTTTGGAAAGCCACACCAATCCGAATTTATTTTTAATCTATATGCATCCAACTTGCATATGTTGTTTCCGAAGATCTGCATCTTATTATAGAACGCGAATAGaatgagaaatgggaagagggcaACGAAATGGGGGTGGGGAATAATGTAGATAAATATGGGTTGAGCGAGTGAAGCACAacaaagaaaatttaagaaaatgtGGTAATGACGACGGTAatatagaaaaagtaataaaaatagggagagagagagatagatagataaatggagagggagggagggagagggagggagggagggagagagagagagagagagagagagagagagagagagagagagagagagagaggcagagagagagtgagacagagagagagagagagagagagagagagttaaagagagagacagagagagagttaaagagagagagagagagagagagagagagttaaagagagagagagagagagttaaagagagagagagagagatagttaaagaaagagagagagagttaaagaaagagagagagagagagagagttaaagaaagagagagagagagagaaagagagagagagagagtaagagagagagacagagagagtaaagaaagacagagagagacagagagagagagagttaaagagagacagagagagagagagagttaaagagagacagagagagagagagagttaaagagagacagagagagagagagagttaaagagagacagagagagagagagagttaaagagagagagagacacagagagttaaagagagagagatataagagagagagagataaagagagagagagagagagttaaagagagagagagagagataaagagagagagataataagataaagacagagagagagagagagagagagagagagagagagagagagagagagagagagagagagagagagagagagagagagagagaatgagaaagataaaatatGGATTACAAAAACAGTGACGACTAATAACCAACAACGAAATACAACTCCTCGAAACATAacacaaacaacatacacacCAAACAAACCCTAGaattcaacaaacaaacaaaaacacatcttCCGACCCGACTGGCACAAGAGCCACACAAGAGCGCCGATTTACGCCACCCGATTTACGCAAGCCTGCCCGATTACAACACCCTCTTGACCCCGAAAGCCGAGAAGGGCGCTAAGCGGCAGTGGGGGAAAAAAcagattacgaaaaaaaaaaaaaaaaaatctgtcatttATTTCCAACGCTCATCATGTTCTTCG
The DNA window shown above is from Penaeus vannamei isolate JL-2024 chromosome 29, ASM4276789v1, whole genome shotgun sequence and carries:
- the LOC138867316 gene encoding serine/arginine repetitive matrix protein 1-like; its protein translation is MIMVVVMIMMIDGEDEEGYKDLSNPQRQISDIPAPNQRNPLAKSAKPQRQISEIPAPNQRNPNAKSAKSPRQISETPTPNQRNPRVKAVKSPRQISETPTPNQRNPLAKSAKPSRQISEIPAPNQRTPNAKSEKSPGQIREIPSPNQRNPRAKSANPHRQISETPAPIQRNPRAKSANSPRQISETPAPIQRNPRAKSAKPPRQIRETPAPNQRNPRSKSAKSPRQISETPAPNQRKSPRQIRETPAPFQAACLRHLK